In the Micromonospora narathiwatensis genome, one interval contains:
- a CDS encoding amylo-alpha-1,6-glucosidase: protein MIEIRFGPQVCGELPAASSREWLVTDGLGGYAMGTVGGLRTRRYHGLLAVAGETAASRRIGLVSLDPTVVLPTGGRVRLGAHEWSTGVVDPRGFELLERFDLTDGVPRWRWRIGDLVIEREIAMAYGRPCVAVVHRLVSGGPVRLDLAAACTWRDAHGERRADGPAPRLEPVAGGAVIEGAFRLAGPDWTPEGQWWLGVHHREEAARGLNPDEDLWHAGRFSGALDEPGATVTVLAWAGDLADEPPPATALVEAARRRNRAVVAAAQPDDPVEATLALAADAFVVRTGAGPDVVAGYPWFGAWSRDTMTSYEGLFLCTNRADEGRELLRAYAATLSEGMLANTADTGRVEYNTVDATLWFLHAVTRHVTVTGDTDLGDELLPALHAVVRAHLAGTRYGIRVDPADGLITQGGTPGTALTWMDARVHGVPVTPRTGKPVEVNALWVNGLAGLAELTELLGRDATALWGLHAKASDAFRTRFPAPVGWLHDVVDAPAPAYPLGGAPYHDDDLLRPNQLLAWSLPYAPLEPDEATLRRVAEGLLTPLGPRSLAPDCPGFVGRHRGGPADRDAAYHQGTVWPWLIGPFVDAYRRAGLPTDDLLVGLEAHLVEFGLGSVSETADGLAPHAATGCPFQAWSVAELLRVHRSG from the coding sequence TTGATCGAGATTCGTTTCGGCCCGCAGGTCTGCGGGGAGCTGCCGGCCGCCTCCAGCCGCGAGTGGCTGGTCACCGACGGCCTGGGCGGCTACGCCATGGGCACGGTCGGCGGGCTGCGCACCCGCCGCTACCACGGGCTGCTGGCGGTGGCCGGCGAAACCGCCGCCAGCCGCCGGATCGGGCTGGTCAGCCTGGACCCGACGGTGGTGCTGCCCACCGGCGGGCGGGTGCGGCTGGGCGCGCATGAGTGGTCCACCGGGGTGGTCGACCCGCGCGGCTTCGAGCTGCTGGAACGCTTCGACCTGACCGACGGGGTGCCGCGCTGGCGGTGGCGGATCGGTGACCTGGTGATCGAGCGGGAGATCGCCATGGCGTACGGCCGGCCCTGCGTGGCGGTGGTGCACCGGCTGGTCTCCGGCGGCCCGGTCCGGCTGGACCTGGCCGCGGCCTGCACCTGGCGCGACGCGCACGGCGAGCGCCGCGCGGACGGGCCGGCACCGCGGCTGGAGCCGGTGGCCGGCGGGGCGGTCATCGAGGGCGCGTTCCGGCTGGCCGGGCCGGACTGGACGCCCGAGGGGCAGTGGTGGCTGGGCGTGCACCACCGGGAGGAGGCGGCGCGCGGCCTGAACCCGGACGAGGACCTCTGGCACGCGGGCCGGTTCTCCGGCGCGCTCGACGAGCCGGGCGCCACGGTGACGGTGCTGGCCTGGGCGGGCGACCTGGCCGACGAGCCGCCGCCGGCGACCGCGCTGGTCGAGGCGGCCCGGCGGCGCAACCGGGCGGTGGTGGCCGCCGCGCAACCGGACGATCCGGTCGAGGCCACCCTCGCCCTGGCCGCCGACGCGTTCGTGGTCCGCACCGGCGCCGGGCCGGACGTGGTGGCCGGCTACCCGTGGTTCGGCGCCTGGTCACGCGACACCATGACCTCGTACGAGGGGCTGTTCCTGTGCACCAACCGCGCCGACGAGGGACGCGAGCTGCTGCGGGCGTACGCGGCGACACTGTCGGAGGGGATGCTGGCGAACACCGCCGACACCGGGCGGGTGGAGTACAACACGGTCGACGCGACGCTGTGGTTCCTGCACGCGGTGACCCGGCACGTCACCGTCACCGGGGACACCGACCTCGGCGACGAACTGCTGCCCGCGCTGCACGCCGTGGTGCGGGCCCACCTGGCCGGCACCCGCTACGGCATCCGGGTCGACCCGGCGGACGGGCTGATCACCCAGGGCGGCACCCCGGGCACCGCGCTGACCTGGATGGACGCCCGGGTGCACGGGGTGCCGGTGACCCCGCGTACCGGCAAACCGGTGGAGGTGAACGCGCTCTGGGTCAACGGGCTGGCCGGGCTCGCCGAGCTGACCGAGCTGCTCGGGCGGGACGCCACCGCCCTGTGGGGGTTGCACGCGAAGGCCTCCGACGCGTTCCGGACACGGTTCCCGGCACCGGTGGGCTGGCTGCACGACGTGGTGGACGCGCCGGCCCCGGCGTACCCCCTCGGCGGGGCGCCGTACCACGACGACGACCTGCTCCGCCCCAACCAGCTGCTCGCCTGGTCGCTGCCGTACGCCCCGCTCGAACCGGACGAGGCGACCCTGCGCCGGGTCGCCGAGGGGCTGCTGACCCCGCTCGGGCCGCGCAGCCTCGCCCCCGACTGCCCCGGCTTCGTCGGCCGGCACCGGGGCGGCCCGGCCGACCGCGACGCCGCCTACCACCAGGGGACGGTCTGGCCCTGGCTGATCGGGCCGTTCGTCGACGCGTACCGCCGGGCCGGGCTGCCCACCGACGACCTGCTGGTGGGTCTCGAGGCGCACCTGGTGGAGTTCGGTCTGGGCTCGGTGAGCGAGACGGCCGACGGGCTCGCCCCGCACGCGGCCACCGGCTGCCCGTTCCAGGCGTGGTCGGTCGCCGAACTGCTCCGCGTCCACCGCAGCGGCTGA
- a CDS encoding MGH1-like glycoside hydrolase domain-containing protein — protein sequence MAAVVMYPGGVEDVQVITDRPTSESPDPERHRLAQADAGVRDWRAWGPYLSERAWGTVREDYSEHGTAWDYFPHDHARSRAYRWNEDGMAGVCDDRQTFCLALALWNGRDPILKERMFGLGGDGGNHGEDVKEYWWYEDSTPTHSYMRWRYHYPQAAFPYDELVAVNALRGREDTEYELVDTGIFDDDRYWAVTVDYAKASPTDLCVLITVANRGDRDETLHVLPTLWFRNTWAWGLPGGDRVPVIVGTTAGPDTGARLLGDHWVLGQLLLEGDGEPTPLLCDNDSNAERLWGLPGRSPYPKDGINDHVVAGADTVNPDREGTKGALHYVLDVPAGGQRQIRLRLTRTAPPPASAPPPRADLGDDFDSVLWARRAEANRFFDSVIPAGASTDEALVARQAIAGLMWGKQFYHFDVKRWLDGDPGSAPPPAGRRHGRNSAWWHMNSFDVISMPDPWEYPWYAAWDLAFHCVTIARVDPGFAKDQLLLLLREWYLHPNGQIPAYEWAFGDVNPPVHAWAALKVFEIDGGRDHEFLARVMHKLLLNFTWWVNRKDTGGNNVFEGGFLGLDNVGPFDRSAALPVAGVLEQSDGTGWMGMYALNLLDMAIVLAEHDRAYEDIATKFFEHFAYIAAAAYDQGLWDDEDAFFYDVLRLADGTKVPLKVRSVVGLLPLAATTRLTARTLHRLPELGARLRWFLTNRPEYADVIGARRIGPDGRQQRLLSMVGPEQVVRLLARMLDTDEFLSEYGLRTLSRAHLDKPFTVTLGGQEFSVGYEPAESTSGLFGGNSNWRGPIWMPTNFLLVSALRDYAAFFGDDLQVEYPTRSGQKRTLDEIADDLSARLIALFTRDDWGRRPIYGACQLFQTHPDWRDLIAFPEYFHGDNGAGLGAWHQTGWTALVADLILTLRR from the coding sequence ATGGCCGCTGTGGTTATGTACCCCGGCGGCGTCGAAGATGTGCAGGTGATCACTGACCGCCCGACCTCCGAGAGTCCCGACCCCGAGCGGCACCGGCTCGCCCAGGCCGACGCCGGGGTGCGGGACTGGCGCGCATGGGGCCCCTATCTGTCCGAGCGGGCCTGGGGGACGGTACGGGAGGACTACAGCGAACACGGCACGGCCTGGGACTATTTTCCCCACGATCACGCGCGGTCGCGAGCCTACCGGTGGAACGAGGACGGCATGGCCGGCGTGTGCGACGACCGGCAGACGTTCTGTCTCGCCCTGGCGCTGTGGAACGGGCGGGACCCGATCCTCAAGGAGCGGATGTTCGGCCTCGGCGGCGACGGCGGCAACCACGGGGAGGACGTCAAGGAGTACTGGTGGTACGAGGACTCCACCCCGACCCACTCGTACATGCGCTGGCGCTACCACTACCCGCAGGCCGCGTTCCCGTACGACGAGCTGGTCGCGGTGAACGCGCTGCGCGGTCGGGAGGACACCGAGTACGAGCTGGTCGACACCGGGATCTTCGACGACGACCGGTACTGGGCGGTGACGGTCGACTACGCGAAGGCGTCCCCGACCGACCTGTGCGTCCTGATCACGGTCGCCAACCGGGGGGACCGGGACGAGACCCTGCACGTGCTGCCCACCCTGTGGTTCCGCAACACGTGGGCGTGGGGGCTGCCGGGCGGTGACCGGGTGCCGGTGATCGTCGGCACCACGGCCGGCCCCGACACCGGCGCCCGGCTGCTCGGCGACCACTGGGTGCTCGGGCAGCTCCTGCTGGAGGGCGACGGGGAGCCCACCCCCCTGCTGTGCGACAACGACTCCAACGCCGAGCGGCTGTGGGGGCTGCCTGGGCGGTCGCCGTACCCGAAGGACGGGATCAACGACCACGTGGTGGCCGGCGCGGACACCGTCAACCCGGACCGGGAGGGCACCAAGGGCGCCCTGCACTACGTGCTCGACGTGCCGGCCGGCGGGCAGCGGCAGATCCGGCTGCGGCTGACCCGTACCGCCCCGCCGCCGGCGAGCGCGCCGCCGCCCCGGGCGGACCTCGGTGACGACTTCGACAGCGTGCTCTGGGCGCGCCGCGCCGAGGCCAACCGCTTCTTCGACAGCGTCATCCCGGCCGGGGCCAGCACCGACGAGGCCCTGGTGGCCCGACAGGCCATCGCCGGGCTGATGTGGGGCAAGCAGTTCTACCACTTCGACGTCAAGCGGTGGCTGGACGGCGACCCGGGCTCCGCGCCGCCGCCGGCCGGGCGGCGGCACGGGCGCAACAGCGCCTGGTGGCACATGAACAGCTTCGACGTGATCTCCATGCCCGACCCCTGGGAGTATCCCTGGTACGCGGCCTGGGACCTCGCCTTCCACTGCGTCACCATCGCCCGGGTCGATCCCGGTTTCGCCAAGGACCAACTGCTGCTCCTGCTGCGCGAGTGGTATCTGCACCCCAACGGGCAGATCCCGGCGTACGAGTGGGCGTTCGGGGACGTCAACCCGCCGGTGCACGCCTGGGCGGCGCTGAAGGTGTTCGAGATCGACGGCGGCCGGGACCACGAGTTCCTGGCCCGGGTGATGCACAAGCTGCTGCTGAACTTCACCTGGTGGGTCAACCGGAAGGACACCGGCGGCAACAACGTCTTCGAGGGCGGCTTCCTCGGGCTGGACAACGTCGGCCCGTTCGACCGCTCGGCCGCCCTGCCGGTCGCCGGGGTGCTCGAACAGTCCGACGGCACCGGCTGGATGGGCATGTACGCGCTGAACCTGCTCGACATGGCGATCGTGCTCGCCGAGCACGACCGGGCGTACGAGGACATCGCCACGAAGTTCTTCGAGCACTTCGCGTACATCGCCGCCGCCGCGTACGACCAGGGGCTCTGGGACGACGAGGACGCCTTCTTCTACGACGTGCTGCGGCTCGCCGACGGCACGAAGGTGCCGCTGAAGGTCCGCTCGGTGGTGGGGCTGCTGCCGCTCGCGGCGACCACCCGGCTCACCGCGCGTACCCTGCACCGGCTGCCCGAGCTGGGCGCCCGGCTGCGCTGGTTCCTCACCAACCGCCCCGAGTACGCCGACGTGATCGGCGCCCGCCGGATCGGCCCCGACGGCCGGCAGCAGCGGCTGCTGTCCATGGTCGGCCCCGAACAGGTGGTCCGGCTGCTCGCCCGGATGCTCGACACCGACGAGTTCCTCTCCGAGTACGGCCTGCGTACGCTGTCTCGCGCCCACCTGGACAAGCCGTTCACGGTGACCCTCGGCGGGCAGGAGTTCAGCGTCGGCTACGAGCCGGCCGAGTCGACCAGCGGGCTGTTCGGCGGCAACTCCAACTGGCGCGGCCCGATCTGGATGCCGACCAACTTCCTGCTGGTCAGCGCGCTGCGCGACTACGCCGCCTTCTTCGGCGACGACCTGCAGGTGGAATACCCGACCCGCTCCGGCCAGAAGCGGACCCTGGACGAGATCGCCGACGACCTGTCCGCCCGGCTGATCGCGCTGTTCACCCGGGACGACTGGGGCAGGCGCCCCATCTACGGCGCCTGCCAACTCTTCCAGACCCACCCCGACTGGCGGGATTTGATCGCCTTCCCCGAGTACTTCCATGGCGACAACGGCGCCGGGCTCGGGGCGTGGCACCAGACCGGGTGGACCGCGCTGGTCGCCGACCTGATCCTGACCCTGCGCCGCTGA